The following proteins are co-located in the Bdellovibrio sp. ArHS genome:
- the rodA gene encoding rod shape-determining protein RodA codes for MFTSLHVEERTLFKKLDINLIIVILALNVIGLINLYSATHGPTTVDVASLFISQIMWLAVGWTVFLVVTLLDYSIVSRIALVVYVLNLGAILYVTFFGKVALGAQRWIDLGFFRYQPSETMKLALIMLMAKILATRNTHGPGMGIKELIGPLLALLIPFGLVVEQPDLGTAMMLAAIGGSMLIFAKIKRVILATIIALGIIALPIAWKFVLHDYQKNRIFTFLSPASDPRGTGYNSIQSKIAVGSGRFFGKGFMKGTQSQLEFLPERHTDFIYSVLSEEHGFVGSIAVIGLFAFLFITGIRIASNARDKFGALLTVGVLCYIFWHMFVNIGMVIGLLPIVGVPLPLLSYGGSSMLTTMAGLGIVSSVAYRRYLF; via the coding sequence GTGTTTACCTCGTTACACGTTGAAGAGAGAACTCTTTTCAAAAAATTAGATATCAACTTGATCATCGTCATCCTGGCGCTGAACGTGATCGGACTTATCAATCTGTACAGCGCCACACATGGTCCAACGACAGTCGACGTGGCTTCACTCTTTATTTCCCAGATCATGTGGTTGGCTGTGGGCTGGACGGTGTTCCTCGTTGTCACTTTGTTGGATTATTCGATCGTCAGTCGTATCGCCCTGGTCGTCTATGTCCTGAATTTAGGTGCCATTCTTTATGTGACCTTCTTTGGTAAAGTCGCTCTGGGCGCGCAACGTTGGATTGATCTTGGCTTCTTCCGCTACCAACCTTCGGAAACCATGAAGCTGGCCCTGATTATGTTAATGGCAAAAATCTTGGCCACCAGAAACACCCATGGACCTGGAATGGGAATCAAGGAGCTGATCGGGCCTCTTCTGGCCCTTTTAATTCCGTTCGGTCTGGTCGTTGAACAACCTGACTTGGGAACCGCCATGATGTTAGCTGCGATTGGTGGATCGATGCTGATCTTTGCCAAGATCAAACGCGTGATCCTGGCGACGATCATTGCCTTGGGAATCATAGCCCTGCCCATTGCCTGGAAGTTTGTCCTTCACGACTATCAAAAGAACCGCATCTTTACGTTTCTTTCACCAGCCAGCGATCCCCGAGGAACAGGTTACAACAGCATCCAATCCAAAATCGCGGTGGGCTCTGGACGATTCTTCGGCAAAGGCTTCATGAAAGGAACGCAATCACAGCTTGAGTTCCTGCCGGAACGCCACACAGACTTTATTTATTCAGTCCTTAGTGAAGAACATGGTTTCGTGGGCAGCATCGCGGTCATCGGCCTTTTTGCCTTCCTCTTCATCACCGGAATTCGCATCGCCAGCAACGCCCGCGACAAATTCGGCGCTCTGCTCACCGTCGGAGTTCTGTGTTACATCTTCTGGCACATGTTCGTAAACATCGGCATGGTCATCGGCCTTCTGCCGATCGTGGGGGTCCCGTTACCACTACTCAGCTACGGAGGTTCCTCCATGCTCACCACCATGGCCGGCCTGGGTATAGTCAGCAGCGTCGCCTACCGCAGATACTTATTCTAA
- the mrdA gene encoding penicillin-binding protein 2 has translation MSTYVSNPDEAKEYQSRYKIFYIAIAFALTVFSIRLWYLQVISGNELREFSEKNRIKQNKITAPRGLMLDRDGKVLVENLPGFEAILSPQYIENLDELAKTVGPVLGMEPDKVVLKVTKSRRQNGPFAQIRLKENLSREEVFRLKRMRLDTPGLEIRESIVRYYPLKDNGAQLFGYVGEISKRQLPVLNELYKGTLLFEQGDIIGKSGLEETLEKDIRGADGVSFIQVDAHGRETVTQTPNIYGEQIKDLTPIHGNNAVLTIDRDIQEAAFKSFMALNRIGAVVAMRTNGEILAWVSTPSFDPNEFSTGISAQTWSRLINDPFKPLRNKVIQDHNSPGSTFKPLVAVPALQEKVITPTTIVSAPGVFYFGRRPYHDHLKGGHGNITVYEALERSSNVFFYKMGIALGVDKMYDYISLLGIGQKTGIELSREVSGTMPNSAWKKATVGEEWQPGENLSTAIGQGFVNVTPLSMAIAYNAIGTEGKVVKPFLVRKVIDQDGKVLRENFPQVVRDLQQTQANGVHISPETFKVVKEGMRRVANGDRGTAKHWKVPGVQMAGKTGTAQVMGFSADQIYAKCESRPMHMRHHGWFVAFAPADNPEITIAALAEHSCHGSTGAAPIVRDIVQAYFEKYHPEVIEAALKAKGLKRAQAPTGPIPEPAEGE, from the coding sequence ATGAGTACTTACGTCAGCAATCCGGATGAGGCTAAGGAATACCAAAGCCGTTATAAAATCTTTTACATCGCGATCGCTTTTGCGCTCACCGTTTTTTCGATTCGTCTGTGGTATCTACAGGTGATTTCGGGGAATGAATTGCGTGAGTTCTCGGAAAAAAACCGGATCAAACAAAATAAGATCACGGCCCCGCGTGGATTGATGTTAGATCGCGACGGCAAAGTTCTCGTGGAGAATCTGCCTGGTTTTGAAGCCATCTTGTCTCCGCAATACATTGAGAACTTAGACGAACTGGCAAAAACAGTGGGTCCTGTACTAGGCATGGAACCGGACAAAGTGGTCTTAAAGGTCACCAAGAGCCGTCGCCAAAATGGCCCGTTTGCCCAGATCCGCCTGAAAGAGAACCTCAGTCGCGAAGAAGTTTTCAGATTGAAACGCATGCGCTTAGATACGCCCGGACTTGAGATCCGCGAATCTATCGTTCGCTACTATCCGCTTAAAGATAATGGCGCTCAGCTTTTTGGCTACGTCGGTGAGATTTCCAAGCGACAACTTCCCGTCCTGAACGAGCTTTACAAAGGCACCCTGTTGTTCGAACAAGGTGACATTATCGGAAAAAGCGGATTGGAAGAAACTCTGGAAAAAGACATTCGCGGCGCAGATGGCGTAAGCTTCATCCAAGTGGATGCCCACGGTCGTGAAACGGTGACTCAAACTCCGAATATCTATGGCGAGCAAATCAAAGACCTCACTCCCATTCATGGTAACAATGCGGTTTTAACCATTGACCGTGACATTCAGGAAGCCGCTTTCAAATCCTTTATGGCTTTGAATCGCATTGGCGCCGTGGTGGCGATGCGAACCAACGGCGAAATCTTAGCCTGGGTCAGCACACCGTCTTTTGATCCGAATGAGTTTTCAACAGGGATTTCCGCGCAGACGTGGTCACGCTTGATCAACGATCCGTTCAAACCCCTCCGCAATAAAGTGATTCAGGATCATAACTCTCCGGGTTCGACCTTCAAACCTTTGGTGGCTGTGCCGGCTCTGCAGGAAAAAGTCATCACACCAACGACCATCGTCAGTGCTCCGGGCGTTTTCTATTTCGGCCGACGTCCTTACCATGACCACTTAAAAGGTGGTCACGGGAACATCACTGTTTATGAAGCATTGGAAAGATCTTCCAATGTGTTCTTCTATAAAATGGGTATCGCATTGGGCGTGGATAAGATGTACGACTACATCAGTCTACTGGGCATCGGCCAAAAAACCGGCATCGAGCTTTCTCGTGAGGTTTCTGGAACCATGCCTAATTCTGCCTGGAAGAAGGCCACTGTGGGTGAAGAATGGCAACCCGGTGAAAATTTAAGTACTGCCATCGGTCAGGGTTTCGTCAACGTGACACCTCTTTCTATGGCCATTGCTTACAATGCCATCGGGACCGAAGGGAAAGTGGTCAAACCTTTCCTGGTCCGCAAGGTCATTGATCAGGACGGCAAGGTCTTGCGAGAAAACTTCCCGCAAGTCGTTCGTGATCTGCAGCAAACGCAAGCCAATGGCGTGCATATTTCACCAGAGACTTTCAAAGTCGTGAAGGAAGGCATGAGACGCGTTGCCAACGGCGATCGCGGAACTGCAAAACACTGGAAAGTTCCAGGCGTGCAGATGGCCGGCAAAACAGGGACAGCTCAGGTCATGGGTTTTTCTGCCGACCAGATCTATGCAAAGTGCGAAAGCCGTCCTATGCATATGCGCCACCACGGTTGGTTCGTTGCTTTTGCCCCTGCAGACAATCCTGAGATCACCATCGCTGCTTTGGCGGAACATTCCTGCCACGGAAGCACAGGAGCCGCGCCGATCGTACGCGACATTGTCCAAGCCTATTTTGAAAAATACCATCCTGAGGTGATTGAAGCCGCACTCAAAGCCAAAGGGCTGAAGCGCGCTCAGGCTCCCACAGGCCCCATCCCTGAACCTGCAGAAGGAGAATAA
- a CDS encoding mobile mystery protein B, with protein sequence MSDFKLEYPPGATPLNPNEIAGLKLSYISTQRELNAAEQDNILRGEKWAFAKKRKDFLSERFMRDLHKQMFGHVWRWAGTYRNSDKSIGTAWYQIPAEMNKLINDVRYWITYETYPLDEIAARFHHRLVWIHPFPNGNGRWARTMADTLLFNLDKERFSWGAKANTGTLGEHSETRSRYIRSLQLADTKKYGELLEFVRS encoded by the coding sequence ATGAGTGACTTTAAATTGGAATATCCGCCAGGAGCAACGCCCCTCAACCCGAACGAGATTGCGGGGCTTAAGTTAAGCTATATTTCAACTCAGCGTGAACTCAACGCCGCAGAACAAGACAATATTTTGCGAGGGGAAAAATGGGCTTTTGCCAAAAAAAGAAAAGACTTTTTATCTGAAAGATTCATGCGCGATTTGCACAAGCAGATGTTCGGCCATGTCTGGCGCTGGGCGGGAACCTATCGCAACTCTGATAAATCCATTGGCACAGCCTGGTATCAGATTCCTGCGGAAATGAATAAGCTGATCAACGATGTGCGGTACTGGATCACTTATGAAACTTATCCGTTGGATGAAATCGCCGCGCGCTTTCATCACCGCCTGGTATGGATTCACCCCTTCCCTAATGGCAACGGCCGCTGGGCTCGGACGATGGCCGACACGCTGCTTTTTAATTTAGATAAGGAACGCTTCTCTTGGGGAGCCAAAGCCAACACAGGCACATTGGGAGAACACAGCGAAACACGTTCTCGCTACATCCGCTCTTTACAATTGGCCGACACCAAGAAATACGGCGAACTGCTGGAATTTGTACGCTCTTAA
- a CDS encoding lytic transglycosylase domain-containing protein, producing the protein MKTKHLNTGLVLAAATLTSVLFTNFDFVQWPVVNKIGIESVNEASRISHAKELLGSDYKGSGAQKVEGTVTLNEMIYDKVQNSLAPRWKGQARNISRTVITEAAKHGLDPVFVLAVIKTESKFNPLALGRFGEIGLMQIKPDTAEWIAKKFKLPWNGKKTLENPSANIRIGLAYMSYLRGKFDKKAVKYVSAYNMGPLNVRRLLAKNMKPAEYNSRVMKNYGEIYAKISNSANMVVASN; encoded by the coding sequence ATGAAAACGAAACATCTCAATACAGGACTAGTTCTAGCAGCCGCAACGCTCACGTCAGTTCTTTTTACTAACTTTGATTTCGTACAATGGCCCGTCGTGAACAAGATCGGCATTGAAAGCGTGAATGAAGCTTCGCGTATTTCTCACGCAAAAGAACTTTTAGGTTCTGATTATAAAGGCAGTGGCGCCCAAAAAGTGGAAGGCACTGTGACTTTGAATGAAATGATTTACGATAAGGTGCAGAACTCTTTGGCGCCCCGCTGGAAAGGTCAAGCACGCAATATCTCTCGTACAGTGATCACTGAAGCTGCAAAGCATGGCTTAGACCCTGTCTTTGTTCTTGCGGTGATCAAAACTGAAAGTAAATTTAATCCATTGGCTTTAGGTCGCTTTGGCGAAATTGGTTTGATGCAAATCAAGCCGGACACCGCAGAATGGATTGCAAAAAAATTCAAACTTCCTTGGAACGGGAAAAAGACTTTGGAAAATCCTTCAGCGAACATCCGCATCGGTCTTGCTTACATGAGTTATCTGCGTGGCAAGTTTGACAAAAAGGCTGTGAAGTACGTGAGTGCTTACAATATGGGCCCCCTAAACGTACGCAGACTTCTGGCTAAAAATATGAAACCTGCAGAGTACAACTCTCGCGTAATGAAAAACTATGGCGAGATCTATGCGAAAATTTCGAATAGCGCTAACATGGTGGTCGCATCTAACTAG
- a CDS encoding mobile mystery protein A, with product MKTSKALIKTQRKSLDEKAKAFAKARTVIIPKAGWVRAIREALGMTTSQLAERMQIQQSGVTMLEQREVAKTVTLETLQRAARAMNCELVYALVPKESLEKTVDDQAQKAAQQLLRRTTHTMDLEMQSVGASETQLHEKELAMDIKSKMDRRLWSSR from the coding sequence ATGAAAACAAGCAAGGCCCTTATCAAAACTCAACGCAAAAGCCTCGATGAAAAAGCCAAAGCTTTCGCGAAGGCTCGCACTGTCATCATTCCCAAAGCGGGCTGGGTGCGCGCCATCCGTGAAGCTCTGGGAATGACAACGTCGCAGTTGGCGGAGCGCATGCAGATTCAGCAATCCGGTGTGACCATGCTTGAGCAGCGAGAAGTTGCGAAGACAGTAACCTTGGAAACTCTGCAAAGAGCGGCTCGCGCCATGAATTGCGAACTGGTTTATGCGCTTGTGCCCAAGGAAAGCTTGGAAAAAACCGTGGATGATCAAGCTCAGAAAGCGGCACAACAACTGCTTCGTCGCACGACTCACACGATGGATCTGGAAATGCAATCCGTGGGCGCCAGCGAAACCCAGCTTCACGAAAAAGAATTGGCCATGGACATTAAAAGCAAAATGGATCGCCGTCTGTGGAGTTCACGATGA
- a CDS encoding SurA N-terminal domain-containing protein: MSENMADKMKRQLSAKSVTAIVLFGAIILVFVFFGLPGRLGAGVGSVARVNNSLISVADFQQEENRIQQYYQNLFGSQMDFSSQRQLLRQQALENLVRMELVSQAAQKNGILTTDAEVANFIVKDIPFFQQNGQFQREFYSRYLESTRSSPGDFENKVRKDIANVRTRQMFELVSKPTAVEIQKIKELKSQKINILFAKVDSEAATKAMTKEKAEAAVKALDEALAKGDEAAVNVQLKALNANWEETGFVELNAENFPKITSGVATEAIFELTKTEPLLKRLVRDGNAKYVLKLKETKVEQVSALEPMAPEMLQKRRGDGMFEAWVNQFRAKSHVTMNTQALQLN; encoded by the coding sequence ATGAGCGAAAATATGGCTGATAAAATGAAGAGACAACTCTCTGCGAAGAGTGTGACCGCTATCGTTCTCTTCGGCGCGATCATTCTGGTATTCGTATTTTTCGGTTTGCCAGGTCGCTTGGGTGCGGGGGTTGGTTCCGTAGCGCGCGTGAACAACAGCCTGATTTCGGTCGCGGACTTCCAACAAGAGGAAAATCGCATTCAACAATACTATCAAAACCTCTTCGGCAGTCAGATGGACTTTAGCTCTCAGCGTCAACTGCTTCGCCAGCAGGCCTTGGAAAATCTGGTTCGCATGGAATTGGTATCCCAGGCTGCTCAGAAAAACGGCATTCTTACGACAGACGCGGAAGTGGCTAACTTCATTGTGAAGGACATTCCTTTCTTCCAACAAAACGGTCAGTTTCAGCGAGAATTCTATAGCCGCTATCTAGAGTCGACTCGTTCTTCACCGGGTGACTTTGAAAATAAAGTTCGTAAAGACATTGCGAATGTGCGAACGCGTCAGATGTTTGAGTTGGTGTCTAAGCCCACAGCTGTTGAGATTCAAAAAATCAAAGAATTGAAATCCCAAAAGATCAACATCCTATTTGCAAAAGTAGATTCCGAGGCGGCGACAAAGGCGATGACCAAAGAAAAGGCCGAAGCTGCGGTGAAGGCTTTGGATGAAGCCTTGGCAAAAGGTGATGAAGCGGCCGTGAATGTACAATTGAAAGCCTTGAATGCAAATTGGGAAGAGACGGGATTTGTTGAGCTGAATGCCGAGAATTTCCCGAAAATAACTAGCGGTGTCGCAACTGAAGCTATTTTCGAACTGACGAAGACAGAGCCGTTGTTGAAGCGCCTGGTTCGTGACGGAAATGCCAAGTATGTATTGAAGCTCAAAGAAACGAAAGTGGAACAAGTATCCGCTCTTGAGCCGATGGCTCCAGAAATGCTGCAAAAGCGTCGTGGTGATGGAATGTTTGAAGCGTGGGTCAATCAGTTCCGCGCGAAGTCACATGTCACGATGAACACGCAAGCATTGCAACTGAACTAA
- the mreC gene encoding rod shape-determining protein MreC encodes MNFFNFDLKKLVMIGIVLALPLISINMQQRPQESNWLSKPFTMLASAVSETFYGFSHGVTDTTALYVNLINIKKHSEDLQSTNNELQARLEKMNELLLENDRLRGLLTFKEQTKMNLMAAQVIGRDLVIDHNTITINKGLNDGLKSGQAVITTGGVLGYIFKPEPFTSHVMLITDRYAVVDGLIQRTRARGIVEGKSQYASTLQLKYVERTEDVQEGDMVVTGGLDNIFPKGFPVAVVESVEKKTFSVSLKVDLRPVVDPYKVEEVFVVLSAAAEDFGDKYAPQAATDTVSEDGKPAAATPTAASTVNPTATPKPAPTATPAVKPAATPAAKPSAPQTPKKPEEKPQ; translated from the coding sequence TTGAACTTTTTCAACTTTGATCTCAAGAAACTTGTGATGATCGGGATCGTTTTGGCCTTGCCATTGATCTCTATCAACATGCAGCAAAGACCTCAGGAATCAAACTGGCTTTCGAAACCTTTTACGATGTTGGCTAGCGCCGTGTCGGAAACTTTTTATGGCTTCAGTCATGGCGTGACAGATACCACCGCCCTGTATGTCAATCTTATCAATATCAAAAAGCACAGCGAAGATTTGCAAAGCACGAACAACGAGCTGCAAGCGCGCTTAGAAAAAATGAACGAGTTGCTTCTTGAAAACGATCGCCTGCGCGGATTGTTGACATTCAAAGAGCAGACGAAAATGAACTTGATGGCCGCCCAAGTGATTGGCCGCGATCTGGTCATTGACCACAACACCATCACGATCAATAAAGGTCTGAATGACGGACTGAAATCAGGCCAAGCTGTTATCACGACTGGCGGGGTTCTAGGTTACATCTTTAAACCCGAACCTTTCACTTCCCATGTCATGCTGATCACCGATCGTTATGCCGTGGTCGATGGTCTTATTCAAAGAACCCGCGCTCGTGGTATTGTCGAAGGTAAAAGTCAGTACGCAAGCACGCTGCAACTGAAGTACGTGGAACGCACTGAAGACGTGCAAGAAGGCGACATGGTTGTCACCGGGGGCTTGGACAATATCTTCCCTAAAGGTTTTCCTGTGGCCGTCGTCGAATCAGTGGAAAAGAAAACTTTCAGCGTCAGTTTGAAAGTTGATTTGCGCCCCGTCGTAGATCCATACAAAGTGGAAGAGGTTTTCGTCGTTCTTTCCGCGGCAGCGGAAGATTTCGGCGACAAATACGCCCCGCAAGCGGCCACCGACACCGTTTCAGAAGATGGCAAGCCGGCAGCAGCAACACCGACCGCCGCTTCTACCGTCAATCCGACGGCAACGCCCAAACCAGCGCCCACGGCGACGCCCGCGGTAAAACCTGCAGCAACCCCTGCGGCAAAACCTTCTGCGCCACAAACTCCGAAAAAACCTGAGGAGAAACCACAGTGA